The following coding sequences are from one Triticum dicoccoides isolate Atlit2015 ecotype Zavitan chromosome 4A, WEW_v2.0, whole genome shotgun sequence window:
- the LOC119287860 gene encoding photosystem II protein D1-like: protein MTAILERRESTSLWGRFCNWITSTENRLYIGWFGVLMIPTLLNATSVFIIAFIAAPPVDIDGIREPVSGSLLYGNNIISGAIIPTSAAIGLHFYPIWEAASVDEWLYNGGPYELIVLHFLLGVACYTGREWELSFRLGMRPWIAVAYSAPVAAATAVFLIYPIGQGSFYDGMPLGISGTFNFMIVFQAEHNILMHPFHMLGVAGVFGGSLFSAMHGSLVTSSLIRETTENESANEGYKFGQEEETYNIVAAHGYFGRLIFQYASLNNSRSLHFFLAAWPVEGIWFTALGISTMAFNLNGFNFNQSVVDSQGRVINTWADIINRANLGMEVMHERNAHNFPLDLVAVEVPSSNG, encoded by the coding sequence ATGACTGCAATTTTAGAGAGACGCGAAAGTACAAGCCTGTGGGGTCGCTTCTGCAACTGGATAACTAGCACTGAAAATCGTCTTTACATCGGATGGTTCGGTGTTTTGATGATCCCTACCTTATTGAACGCAACTTCTGTATTTATTATCGCCTTCATCGCTGCCCCTCCAGTAGATATTGATGGTATTCGTGAGCCTGTTTCTGGTTCTTTACTTTATGGAAACAATATTATCTCTGGTGCTATTATCCCTACTTCTGCGGCGATCGGATTGCACTTTTACCCAATTTGGGAAGCTGCATCTGTTGATGAGTGGTTATACAATGGTGGTCCTTATGAGCTAATTGTTCTACACTTCTTACTTGGTGTAGCTTGTTATACGGGTCGTGAGTGGGAACTTAGTTTCCGTCTGGGTATGCGTCCTTGGATTGCTGTTGCATATTCAGCTCCTGTTGCAGCTGCTACTGCTGTTTTCTTGATTTACCCTATTGGTCAAGGAAGCTTTTATGATGGTATGCCTTTAGGAATCTCTGGTACTTTCAACTTTATGATTGTATTCCAGGCAGAGCACAACATCCTTATGCATCCATTCCACATGTTAGGTGTAGCTGGTGTATTCGGCGGTTCCCTATTCAGTGCTATGCATGGTTCCTTGGTAACCTCTAGTTTGATCAGGGAAACTACTGAAAATGAATCTGCTAATGAGGGTTACAAATTTGGTCAAGAGGAAGAAACTTATAATATTGTGGCTGCTCATGGTTATTTTGGCCGATTAATCTTCCAATATGCTAGTTTGAACAACTCTCGTTCTTTACACTTCTTCTTGGCTGCTTGGCCTGTAGAAGGAATCTGGTTCACTGCTTTAGGTATTAGTACTATGGCTTTCAACCTAAATGGTTTCAATTTCAACCAATCTGTAGTTGATAGTCAAGGTCGCGTTATTAATACTTGGGCTGATATCATCAACCGTGCTAACCTTGGTATGGAAGTAATGCACGAACGTAATGCTCACAACTTCCCTCTAGACTTAGTTGCTGTTGAAGTTCCATCTAGTAATGGATAA
- the LOC119287861 gene encoding 30S ribosomal protein S7, chloroplastic-like, whose protein sequence is MSRRGTAEKRTAKSDPFFRNRLVNMVVNRIMKDRKKSLAYQILYRAVKKIQQKTETNPLLVLHQAIRRVTPNIGVKTRRNKKGSTWKVLIEIGSKQGRALAIRWLLEASQKRPGRNMAFKLSSELVDAAKGSGGAIRKKEATHRMAEANRALANFC, encoded by the coding sequence ATGTCACGTCGAGGTACTGCAGAAAAAAGAACTGCAAAATCCGATCCATTTTTTCGTAATCGATTAGTTAACATGGTGGTTAACCGTATTATGAAAGATAGAAAAAAATCATTGGCTTATCAAATTCTCTATCGAGCCGTGAAAAAGATTCAACAAAAGACAGAAACAAATCCACTATTGGTTTTACATCAAGCaatacgtagagtaactcccaatatAGGAGTAAAAACAAGACGTAATAAAAAAGGATCGACGTGGAAAGTTCTGATTGAAATAGGATCtaaacaaggaagagcacttgcCATTCGTTGGTTATTAGAAGCATCCCAAAAGCGTCCGGGTCGAAATATGGCTTTCAAATTAAGTTCCGAATTAGTAGATGCTGCCAAAGGGAGTGGGGGTGCCATACGCAAAAAGGAAGCGACTCATAGAATGGCAGAGGCAAATAGAGCTCTTGCAAATTTTTGTTAA
- the LOC119287863 gene encoding NAD(P)H-quinone oxidoreductase subunit 1, chloroplastic-like, with protein MNLPLTRKDLMIVNMGPQHPSMHGVLRLIVTLDGEDVIDCEPILGYLHRGMEKISENRIIIQYLPYVTRSNSSSTVDIVEAQSKYGFFGWNIWRQPIGFLVFLISSLEECERLPFDLPEAEEELVAGYQSEYSGIKYGLFYLVSYLNLLVSSLFVTVLYLGGWNLSIPYISFFDFFQMNKAVGILEMTMGIFITLTKAYLFLFISITIRWTLRRMRMDQLLNLGWKFLLPISLGNLLLTTSSQLVSL; from the exons ATGAATCTACCGCTTACAAGAAAAGATCTCATGATAGTCAATATGGGCCCTCAACACCCATCAATGCATGGTGTTCTTCGACTGATCGTTACTCTCGATGGTGAGGATGTTATTGATTGTGAACCCATATTAGGCTACTTACACAGAGGAATGGAAAAAATCTCGGAAAACCGAATTATTATACAATACTTACCTTATGTAACAAG ATCTAACAGTTCAAGTACAGTTGATATAGTTGAAGCACAGTCAAAATACGGTTTTTTTGGATGGAATATTTGGCGTCAGCCTATAGGTTTTCTggtttttttaatttcttctttggAAGAATGTGAAAGATTACCCTTTGATTTACCAGAAGCGGAGGAAGAATTAGTAGCAGGTTACCAAAGTGAATATTCCGGTATCAAATATGGTTTATTTTATCTTGTTTCTTACCTAAATTTATTAGTTTCTTCTTTATTTGTAACAGTTCTCTACTTGGGCGGGTGGAATTTATCTATTCCGTATATATCCTTTTTTGATTTTTTCCAAATGAATAAAGCAGTTGGAATTTTGGAAATGACAATGGGTATATTTATTACATTAACTAAAGCTTATTTATTTCTCTTCATTTCTATCACAATAAGATGGACTTTACGGAGGATGAGAATGGATCAGTTATTAAATCTTGGATGGAAATTTCTTTTACCTATTTCCCTGGGCAATCTCTTATTAACAACCTCTTCTCAACTTGTTTCACTATAA